From Nerophis lumbriciformis linkage group LG09, RoL_Nlum_v2.1, whole genome shotgun sequence, one genomic window encodes:
- the pld2 gene encoding phospholipase D2, which translates to MASPEDDIEQPYQASAAQILERRRFSRDLRNLGQDEIDSLLSSSDGRPFSVVHHLPELKEEGIPYLIPGVPVTCRVNNTEKYTTRSKVHVGTLYTVILTHGPFHWTVKRKYKNFQDVHRDLYNHRMMIHLLPLGRFAKERQQLRAMSEEMPSLHGTERTRRTSSKMKYLEEYLNGLLENRFCRSDRSMLEFLSVGALSFVTDLGPKGLEGPIFKRSGGHRIQGLNCIGHHQFCFRWSRRWLVVKDSFLLYMNRDNGSINFVLLFDPEFKVKVGRAYSGTKYGVCIDNFTRNLIIKCSSYRQAHWWSHEINRLAATCDFLKVQRFEGFAPPRDNTLSKWYLNGSGYFADLADALEQAKEEIFITDWWLSPEIFLKRPATDNFWRLDQLLKRKAEQGVKVCIMLYKEVELALGINSEHSKRTLMDMHPNIKVMRHPDHVSSAVVLWAHHEKMVAIDQTVAFVGGIDLAFGRWDDSQYRLTDLGSTDTAEKGTEKELPQVDADENGVAVSTPSDSQKQELVDLTGNTQLWLGKDYSNFIRKDWVQLDRPFEDNIDRTKVPRMPWRDLSSALHGSAARDVARHFIQRWNFTKIFKNKYKDDFYPYLLPKSHCTADRLTFTVPGSQKAKVQVLRSADRWSTGTCENSILNAYVHTIENSQHYIYIENQFFISCADDKTVYNGIGDAIVNRILRAYREQKKYRVYVVIPLLPGFEGDIRTGGGNAIQAILHFTYRTICRGEHSILSRLSELEDRWTEYITVCGLRTKSELSQSLVTELIYVHSKTLIADDRCYIIGSANINDRSMLGSRDSELAVFVEDEDRIPSIMGGEEYEAGPLALALRKECFSVLVGVTSDPDINIEDPISDNFFFLVWNSSAKLNATIYNKVFNCLPCNSVHNMQELKEYTSKERLCDTDPEQAVEELKAVRGLMVHFPLKFLCEENLLPPLNTREGIAPVGLWT; encoded by the exons GTCCATGTAGGGACTCTGTACACGGTAATACTAACTCATGGGCCATTCCACTGGACGGTGAAGAGGAAGTACAAGAACTTCCAGGACGTGCATCGAGACCTCTACAACCACCGGATGATGATTCACTTACTGCCTCTGGGAAG ATTTGCAAAGGAGAGGCAGCAGCTGAGAGCCATGTCGGAGGAAATGCCCAGTCTACATGGGACTGAACGGACCAGAAGGACTTCCAGCAAAATG AAATACCTTGAGGAGTACCTGAATGGTCTACTGGAGAACAGGTTCTGTAGGAGTGACCGCAGTAtg cTGGAGTTTCTGTCAGTCGGCGCTCTATCTTTCGTTACCGATCTTGGGCCCAAAGGCTT GGAAGGACCCATTTTCAAGAGGTCAGGGGGTCACCGCATCCAAGGTCTGAATTGCATCGGCCATCATCAATTCTGCTTCCGCTGGTCTCGCCGCTGGCTGGTGGTGAAAGACTCTTTCCTGTTGTACATGAACCGAGACAATGGCAGCATCAACTTTGTGTTGCTGTTTGACCCAGAGTTCAAAGTGAAAGTGGGCCGTGCTTACTCAGGCACTAAATATGGAGTCTGCATCGATAACTTCACTCG GAATCTGATTATCAAATGCAGTAGCTACAGACAAGCACACTGGTGGAGTCATGAAATCAACCGGTTAGCAGCAACCTGTGATTTTCTCAAAGTGCAACGCTTTGAGGGGTTTGCTCCTCCACGGGACAACACGCTCAGTAAATG GTATTTGAATGGAAGTGGCTACTTTGCCGACCTTGCTGATGCACTTGAACAAGCTAAAGAAGAAATCTTCATCACGGACTGGTG GCTCAGTCCAGAAATATTCCTGAAGAGACCAGCGACCGATAACTTCTGGCGCTTGGATCAACTACTAAAACGCAAAGCA GAACAAGGAGTCAAAGTGTGTATTATGCTTTACAAAGAGGTAGAGCTCGCACTTGGCATCAATAGCGAGCACAGTAAGAGGACTCTCATGGATATGCACCCAAACATTAAG GTAATGAGACATCCTGACCATGTGTCATCTGCGGTGGTCCTGTGGGCTCACCATGAAAAAATGGTGGCCATTGACCAAACGGTAGCTTTTGTGGGAGGAATCGACCTGGCATTTGGAAGGTGGGATGACAGCCAGTATCGGTTAACTGACCTCGGCTCGACAGACACTGCTGAGAAAGGGACAGAGAAGGAGCTACCCCAAGTAGATGCAGAT GAGAATGGTGTGGCTGTATCAACGCCAAGTGATAGCCAAAAACAGGAGCTTGTGGACCTGACAGGCAACACCCAACTGTGGCTTGGCAAAGACTACAGCAACTTTATTAGGAAAGACTGGGTCCAACTGGACAGACCGTTTGAGG ataacATCGACCGTACTAAGGTTCCACGTATGCCATGGCGCGACCTGTCATCAGCGCTTCACGGAAGTGCTGCTAGGGACGTAGCTCGTCACTTCATCCAGCGCTGGAACTTCACCAAG ATCTTCAAAAACAAGTACAAAGACGATTTCTACCCTTACCTTCTCCCTAAATCTCATTGTACTGCTGACAGACTTACATTCACTGTTCCTGGGTCCCAGAAAGCCAAAGTACAG GTGTTACGTTCTGCAGATCGTTGGTCGACTGGAACTTGTGAGAATTCAATCCTCAATGCCTACGTCCACACCATCGAAAACAGTCAGCACTACATCTACATCGAG AACCAGTTCTTCATCAGCTGTGCCGATGATAAGACGGTCTATAATGGGATCGGGGATGCCATTGTGAACCGAATCCTGCGGGCTTACAG AGAGCAAAAGAAGTATAGAGTGTATGTGGTAATCCCTTTGTTACCTGGATTTGAAGGAGACATCCGTACTGGAGGAGGAAATGCCATCCAAGCCATTCTTCACTTCACTTACAG GACTATATGCCGTGGGGAACATTCCATCCTGTCAAGACTAAGTGAAT TGGAGGACCGGTGGACAGAGTACATCACAGTCTGTGGGCTGAGAACAAAGTCTGAACTCTCCCAGTCGCTTGTGACAGAACTCATCTACGTTCACAGCAAGACCCTTATCGCTGACGACCGCTGCTACATAATTG GATCGGCCAACATCAACGATCGCAGCATGCTGGGTAGCCGAGACAGTGAGCTGGCGGTGTTTGTGGAAGATGAAGACAGAATACCGTCCATAATGGGAGGGGAGGAGTACGAAGCAGGACCTCTTGCGCTTGCTCTGCGCAAAGAGTGTTTCAG TGTTCTTGTTGGAGTTACATCAGACCCCGACATCAACATTGAGGATCCAATCAGTGacaacttcttcttcttggtGTGGAATTCATCAGCCAAACTGAATGCCACTATTTACAACAAG GTCTTCAACTGCCTACCATGCAACTCTGTCCACAATATGCAAGAGCTGAAGGAGTACACCAGCAAGGAACGCCTCTGTGACACAGACCCTGAACAGGCTGTTGAGGAGCTCAAAGCTGTCAGAGGACTCATGGTCCACTTCCCCCTAAAGTTCTTGTGTGAAGAGAACCTGCTGCCTCCATTGAACACCAGAGAGGGCATAGCCCCTGTTGGCCTGTGGACTTAG